DNA from Synechococcus sp. CBW1108:
CGAGGTAAAGCCCGTAGCCCACCCACACCGTGGCTGCCGAGAGGGTTTGGCGGGCGTCGCCCGTCAGCAGGTCCAGGCTGCCTGGCCCACTGCCCACCAGATGCAGCTGGCCCCGCTGGGGAGCCCATTGGCCCTCCGCCAAGGCCACCGCCAGGGTGGCGGCCCCGCGCTCGGTGCCCTGGGCGTGGGCGATCTGCTTGGTCAGCAGCAACCTGGCTCCGGGGCCAGCTGCCAGTTGGGCAGCGGCTTCAGCAACGCTGGCGGTTCCCATCTCCTTGGCCACGGCTGCCGAGGGAGTGGGCACGACCACGGCGGCGAGGCTCGCCGCGTCAAACCAGCGCATCGGCCAGTGCCGGCGCGCGGCCAGCTCAAGCAAGGCCGGTTCATCGGCCTTGCGGTCGATGCTGGCCAGCCCGGCCACCGCCTGGGGAGCCAGTTGCTGGCCTGCCAGGGTCTGGTCCACCAGGCGCTCCAGCAGGCCCAGGCTGGTATCGCGTTCACAGCCCAGGCCCAGCCAGAGGCTGGGCGGGTGCCACCTGCAGCCGCTGCCGGTGTGGATGTCCACGAACATGGCTGGCTTGGCCACGGCGGAATTGGCTCCGGCCTGGAGGTGGGCTGCGGCATCCAGCCCCAGCCAGCGAGGGCTGCCATGGCGGGCCTCTACCTGAAGGGATTGGTCACCTTCGCGGCCGGCAGCGAGCATCAGCTCCTGCCAATCGCCAGCTCCGCGCCGCCATCCCCAGCCCCTGCCGAAGCTGTCGAGACTGAGCCGACCTGCGGCGGCACTGGCACCGGTCAGCACGGCCTGGCCTCCAAGGCTGGCGGCGATTCGGTGGCTGAGCTGGTCCGCCCCGGCTCCATGGCCGCCCAGCAGGGGGACGGCGAATCGCCCTTGGGGGTCCACCACCACCACGGCTGGATCGCTGTCCTTGCCGGTGAGCAGGGGGGCAATCAGCCGGGTCACCAGTCCGCAGGCCCCCACCACCACGAAGGCATGGGCGGATTGCCAGTGGGTGACCAGAGCCTCCCGGGGCAAGGGCTTGTCCGTCGGCCCGAGCCGGGCATCGATCAGGCCAGCTTGGCTGAGGCGCTCCAGCATCGGCGCGCTGCCGTGACTGAAGCCCAGGCCCCAGATCAGGCCCCGCGCCGGCAGGGATGCAGGGGTGGGGGTCATTCGCCAGACCTGCGCAATGAGCCGTCTGGATTCACCTGGCTGCGGGCCGATCCCCCCGGGCTGGTGGATGGCGCCTCAGCTGGTTGAAGGGATTGTTCAACAGCTGCTTGGGGAGCTGGCACTGGTTCTGGTTCGGCAACTGGTTTGGGCTCTGGCTCAGATTCGGGCTCGAGTTCGGGCACTGGTTCGGGCTCGAGTTCTAGTTCTGGTTCTGGCTCCGGCTCTGGCTCGGACTCAGGTTCTGGTTGGGCCGGGGTCTGGGCCGGTGGCTCTGGCGGAGCCGTGCCCAGCAGCTGGGCCAGCTCACCCTCTGCCAGCCGGCCCTTTTGCCAGCCCAAGCCTGGCTTGGAGGGGTCCAGCACCACCTCCCTAACTTGGCTGTTGAAGGGAGGATTCAGCGGTTCGCCGAGTCCATCTACCAGTTCCAGCAGCAGGCTGTTGCTGCCGGGTTGCCAGCCCTTGAGCCAAAGGGGGGAGTTCTGATCGACCAGAAAGCTGTCGCCATTGACGGATACCCGCAGGCGCCAGCTGCCGTCGTTATCCCGCAGGCCCTGGAGGGGCGCATCCAGCAGCAGCCAGTCGAGTAGCAGCGGTTCAGAGCCGGCCAGGTCCGCCGGGCTGACTGGAAGCAGCTGGGGGGTCCCAGGCTGGGGGATCGCCAGGGGATTGGCCGTGACCCGATGCACCCTGATCTGGCTCCAGGCGCCAGGGCTTTTCACCGCCTCTCCCCAGGGCCTTGCTGCATAGGCAGTGATCCGGTGGCTCCCAGGGCTCAGGGAAGGCAGCTCAAGCTCGAGGCCGCTGAGCCGAATGGCTGGCAGGTCGTCTACCTGCACCACCACATGGGGGCCCAGGCCCAGTTCCCCGGCGTCTACCAGGGGCCAGTCGCGCACCTGCAAGCTCAGCTTGATTGGCCCGGCAGGCAGGTTGGCCCCATCCCGCGGCGCCTCGATCGTCACCTGGGGGCGGAGCAGGGCCAGGGCCTCCTGAAGTTGTTGTACGGCCCCTGGCGGAGCTACCTCCTGCAGGCGCCCCGAGGGGGCCTGGGCTTGCAGGAGCCCATCTGCTGGCGGGGTGGCTCGCTTCCAGGAGATGGGGCCGTAGCCCACCGGCAGCACCAACAGCGCCACAAACAGGAGTGTCAGCAGGCCCTGGCGCCACAGGATGGGGTGGCGGCGGTTGGCTGGCTTGGTTGCGCTGGCTCCGCCCACGCTGGATTTCAGGCTGATTTTGAGGCCATTGTGGCGGCAAGGCTGCCCAGCTAATCCAGTCAGCACTTTGAGGGCGCCCGGGCTTTGAAGAATAATTAATTGCTCAAGAGTTGCCCGATCTCGATAATTCTTTTTGTTCTGTAAAGCCCAGTGCTGGCCTGGGAAGCACTGGGATTGAACCTTTGTAACTGCTACCCAAACTCCTCGA
Protein-coding regions in this window:
- the cobJ gene encoding precorrin-3B C(17)-methyltransferase, whose translation is MTPTPASLPARGLIWGLGFSHGSAPMLERLSQAGLIDARLGPTDKPLPREALVTHWQSAHAFVVVGACGLVTRLIAPLLTGKDSDPAVVVVDPQGRFAVPLLGGHGAGADQLSHRIAASLGGQAVLTGASAAAGRLSLDSFGRGWGWRRGAGDWQELMLAAGREGDQSLQVEARHGSPRWLGLDAAAHLQAGANSAVAKPAMFVDIHTGSGCRWHPPSLWLGLGCERDTSLGLLERLVDQTLAGQQLAPQAVAGLASIDRKADEPALLELAARRHWPMRWFDAASLAAVVVPTPSAAVAKEMGTASVAEAAAQLAAGPGARLLLTKQIAHAQGTERGAATLAVALAEGQWAPQRGQLHLVGSGPGSLDLLTGDARQTLSAATVWVGYGLYLDLLEPLRRPDQLRWDGQLTEERTRCALALELACQGLNVALVSSGDSGIYAMAGLALELWLAQPADGRPSFAVHPGISALQLAAARAGAPLMHDFCTISLSDRLTPWAVIERRLQAAAAGDFVVALYNPRSLGRDWQLARARELLLAGRPASTPVVLARQLGREAEAVSLHTLGELPVEQVDMLTLVLVGNSSSYAKDGRLVTPRGYPGAELS